In Lolium rigidum isolate FL_2022 chromosome 7, APGP_CSIRO_Lrig_0.1, whole genome shotgun sequence, the DNA window gtggccgggcggtggcggtggcggtggtgggcgcacacggcggtgccgacggcggccgcacacggcggtggcggtggtgggcaggcggtggcggtgcgacgggccactacacggcggtgacggtggtggccggcggtgcggtggcggtgcggtggctttttttcatttgaaataaggcgggaatgaaattttttaaaaaattggttTGGACCCGGCTTGTATtaaaaccgggtctaaaggccttttttgcgcgcgcagcgaaaacgcagcaaaaaaggcttttagtcccggtttgttttacaaaccgggtccaggggtcttggacccggtttgtaaaacgcaccgggtccaaaggggggagTATAAAGAAAGGACTTCGTCTCCGCggcgatcaatcccgcggagacgaagcgcgcccacgccgccaggctgcccaactGCCGCGCGcccacgcgcgccgccgccgccgccgcgcgccatcgccgccgccctcccgccgcgcccgctccgccgcgcccgctccgccgccgcgccatcgccgccgctctctccgccgcgcgccgcctccgcctcgcgcgcgcacgtcggccgccgcctccgccaccctcctcgccgtccgccgccaccgcgcccgcctccgccgcgcccgcctccgctctcctcgccgtccgccgccatcgccgccgccgaccccgccggccgccaccgctcctctccctccgccggtaAGCCTCCTCGCTCGatccggtttttttttttttcatttgttagattatagtgtatagttagtttgttagaaaaattagtgtagttagtttgttagtaaaatttagtgaaaaaaaaaatagtgtagttagtgtgttagaaaaattagtgtagttagtttgttagtaaaatttagtgaaaaaaatagtgtagttagtgtgttacaaaaattagtgtagttagtttgttagtaaaatttagtgaaaaaaaaatagtgtagttagtgtgttagaaaaattagtgttagtaaaattagttagagaaaagttagaaaattagttaggaaaaagttagaaaagttagaaaatagattcatttgtgtcggccgccccccgcgcgcgccgacgacttagaccgtggcggtgccgagtccgtagcggtgccgccgcgacatagacttaggatcgcgaaatagagaaagagcgagcgaggaggagcgccgagtccgtggcggtgccggcaCCGCTCGGCGCCTCGCCGACGCCCCCAAAACagggtcgtggaacgcggcgttagtacaaaagtagtgaagttttttatttagcacaatatcatgttttttatttatattagtatacatatatgatttgttttcgtagctacgatgccgcgacagcgacagccggcgggccgtggtccgactctcaccgaggagatggagcagatgggggaggtccgggactggctCCGCCgggtggcaccgggaggtcttagcttccgggtcgcgcaccttggtgcggaatccgggtcccgtcgtcgacccggatattctatggtggaggtcttatgggccacggtcgtttcagagggagccggccccgccgcaggaggtagctcagcgcattgcggcggaggacgagcacgttcgccgttacatgtacgcgttagacaacatgtataggaccggatggagcgttatgcggggatctcatgttagctatgctcccgttgttgttccgtggctttgggggcacacccggcCGCGGCTCGAGACCCggccggcgccctctaggacccggtctgcgcggttgagtggttgtagtagtgattgatatgtattagggttaaataaacatgaacccgatctatgtatgcatgtaaccgcactatctcgcttttagcactatattatcgatccttagttaagaactatacatatgtaactccattttcagttttctcgcattatccttaatttgatcatatgatggttcctatgtatagcttgcatgtcgttgtagaaagcatggagagagatgaaattcaagaaaatttcatggaggaactcatagcaaacggtactctggatgatcgcgacgacgacgttattccagatgatggcggtgacgatgtcaccgcaacttatttgaatgactccggtgagggagcggagaatattgaggaagaagatcctagtggcgccggtgaggaacaagatcatcataatggctcccgaaccgtagttatcaccgaggtatataaactaattaagccgccgttgatcgactagatgcattaactaattaaattgtaatcgactatgaattatttcttttttagccctccggatcgagcacttcttccgtaaagtcgaggaagcgaggcccggccaaaaagttggatgacggtgttaggcacgacatcacccacatcgaaaatgatggtaaaccgattgctccgagaaaggtgcaaaggcatttatagctcaatgcggagtgcttgttagggaccacgtcccgatcaccgttcgagaatggcacaagccgaagggactagtgccgtctcggcagaggaagaaggtcaaggtctttatatcgatgatgtagccaaaaacagcattatggacaagctcatgtcacatttcaacatagtacccgaagagggggtgacgccgaaaaggccaagatggagcaggccctccgcgagtttggcaagaagaagatggccgaactattcaagagccacaagaaaagattgcgccgccttatcaagataaagaagactccggacaatgagaaggtaaaaactcaccgggaagaattcgtgaagtacaagacggagtcgaagaatttaagagaaggtcggaaataaataaggcaaatgctgcgttgaagctatatcaccaaattccgggtccagTGGATAcgtggctaaccgtcctaagtggcagtgcagccgaggcggaaccgaccgcagaagggatcagattagggacacacggttggatcgaacggtgcaaggagtggttctacgggattgggggaacgttggatccgtaaacagggaagtgcatctataagaaagctcatccgaaggttcccattgatgccccggaaaaagcacatagggacgtggaggcggggttgttccagcccgaaagagagaacgatgagccgacacgcgcccttgggaacaaagaacacggcggacgaacacgaggcacagcaggctccgttccgtggaagtatggctttcccgcggaaaggaagagatttcccgataaaagccatgagaggaggaaggcaagggaaacagaccgcccggctaacttagaggagggtatgagcaccatgcaagcccaattaagcatggtaacccaagtacttacatctcgtaTGGCtctggggcaggctgtagatcccgcaccgctcaatgccatcgccccgccgcaatctcaaccacaccggaaaagcagcgtggcttcctctcagcaggtggataatgatgatgatgatgaccaggtggtcgagcctcctcgctaccccccgtggatgatctcaccgagagccgtccttgtgagctgcatgttaaagttttcaacctatccttcaaggcggcggtcggcatcctcttacctacaaggtcttaccattgccgttcggtccaagacgactttgtcgttgtgatggtggatgaagtgatgagcgcttatgaggggttggtgcttgagcaccccgcaggtgaagatggggaaatcaaagaactgggagaaccccgtagaaccaccgtgcaatggcggaaggagaacattgtgtttccaggtgagaagccaacaagcatgccacctccgcctcctccgccacctcgagtctcctccgcgtgatgattctcccgtgcgcgatgatgattcccctatccatgaccagcctcgctccgcgtgaaaatactccgccgcctcctcctcctcctcgtcagagactccgccgcctccacttaagcaaaagaggaagctgtccgcggcacctcctacagctccgaagagatcatcaactccaatgagggcacagactccacagttgttaccacatgagcagactgaagagcaaaaggcgtttcttgcgccgaagaaggtgtttattcgaccgcagcacagtgaagcactttgccgagacgagaatgaagagacctgagccgagagctgattatgaccgctctcttggacagctcctctagagcgagcaaataaGCAAAAAAGTCGCACAGCCTTGGACAAGCAGGACATTcgagccgcaccccacttcatcgtggagccatatcatgatccgagacggcatcgatgatcgaacgggcggctagagctcgtgGAGCATCagctgagtacgaagattactatccaacggctcaagtggtaaacacgtatagatacggaaaagatctcgtcaaacccgggcgagctcgcgcgtctagggactcgatgcgaaggttgcatgaccggTACCCGAAAGCCTCGTCGAAGAAGTGAaacctacctcacggtgtatcttagagatgagcattacttccgggggaagacgagataaaccttgagttatgcGAACTGTTTCagcttattcaatcaagacgccctcgacaaagccgtCATCGCTTGCTaccgctcgtaagtgatttatttgtgtaattaagtttgtagctcattcatttgcactaacaattatcctcattatattctttgtgtacgctatacatttaattatgcgtaatgaagaagctggaatacaaaagaggcaagctcctaccgctgggttcatagacccaaacacagctcatgaagttacggttcgagacttcgccaaggacacagaggacaacatcgtaatgtttttagagaagcaagcggacaaagaggatatattctttccctacaacttcaagtgagtgttatatataacatacattatgcttgtgcatcttccactttattctcgtaatcattgagctatgcttgtgcagtttccattttattctcctaatcattgatcttcaccttggagtcgtaaacgtcatggactcgaaacgtacagtaatatgcggaatgggcggacatggctgccatcctccgtaggtagtttcaatcaatttcgtattggcatcttcatccgctctaattcgaagatatcatcaactaatcaattactcatttactcattattttttgccgggcagggcttggaaacggttcatcaataccgtTCCGGTGAatggtggaaaccggagcttacatttagagattaccccgtaagtagtactatatatatagctatgtccgtgaaactttatatatgatatttactttcaatacgatgcttgattattagtttgatcgaactattttttcgtaaagtgtatgaggcaggaacaagggaataacttatgtggatactacgtccgcaccttcatgcgtgacatggctctgtcccaagggtggggatccccaaatacaccacactcgtgtacaataacaaattttcacaattaatcttaattagtaccatctattgtattgagttccattcatatattgatctccttttttaaatatagatgacacgcctgcgggacactctcataacaagcggatcaaataaaagcaattcaagaggaaatcgcgggattctttattaccgaggtccttaccccatgtggagagcactatcggaagatcgtgacggcggaggatattcgttcaggaaaagttgtattgtaaatatgcatgcattacgtgtactcgtgttgactatgtcgtctaccgttgacgatgtctatatatattcatgacgattttttgtggtttcttgaatgatatagatatgcattgctgaaactcgccgcggcaagggaaacagatcGTTTCCGCCGCGGCGCAGAAACGCCGGTACAGCCCAAATCCGTGCcgcgcagagaaatagcaattcttccGCCGCGGCAGAAACATAGGCCCGGTTcagaccacgaaccgggaccaaagcccttccaACGCGAGCTCCCCggtcgcaccacgtgttgaggcctttaggcccggtttatctttgaaccgggactaaagggtaccccctttagtcccgtctagttggtcccggttcgggaaccgggtctaaaggcccaaatggaccgggcctattgccccgttttccactagtggtatTATCACAACAACATAAACTTCAATCGGAAGATTCATCATCCATTGAGACCATGTAAGAGTCACGGTCGATAACTTGATATCTCCCGCCTTCCGACTCAGCTACACCTTGGCGAATCACATGCTCATGCATGATAAACCACAAAAGATCACTATATTAGTAAAGATAACTCCCATTTTAGGGCTCGTTTGGCTGTTGGGCCAGAAATTCCCCGGGAAAAGATTCCCAGCCGGGAATAGACTGAAACACCGGGATTCTATTCCCGACCTCCGGACTAGGGGAAAAATCTCCCCGGGAAAAGGCCGGGAACCCGCCGGGATTCGAGTAACCAAACAAGTCCTTAGGGAGTTCACTTGGTGAAGAGACTGAAACATCGCCCAAGGTTTACACCAACCACTAGAACGAAGGTCGTGGTTTAAACCCCCCACAGCCACCCACcatccaaaaaagaaaagaagcttGCGTCACCATGAACCAATACACAAGAATGCCAATTCTGCACGCCAAACTTGAAGACATAATTATATGCTTAATGAAAAATAGGGTAACATGGGTGAGTGTGGTTTCAATCAGACTATATCTCTATCTCAAAAAAGATCAGAATATATCTCAATTTTGATTTGTAACGTGAACGATACCATCGGGGTTAGTAGTACTATCGTTAATTACAAGAAGTCCACGATGGCACACTCCTTCTCGTGATTAACTGAGGCCGTCGGTACTCCGGCTCCACGTGTCCGTATCGTGACCCACCGACGGACGAATCTAAAAAGGAcagcgctgagcgtcccccgggggatcaaaccCCCGATCCCCCGGGTCCGCAGCCGTCAGATCGGGGTCAACCCTGCGCACGCGTCCGTCCGATCTACATCATGCACAGAAACCGCTTCTCCACCCTGCCACGTGGGTGGACCCCGCCATCCACATGAACCCAGATTTTCCAGGGAATCCCATCGCCATCTCCTACGAGCGCATCAACTAGCAAAGAAGtccggcgcctccaccgccgcttgCAGTAACGCCTTCGCCGCCGCTTGCAGTAGCTCTGCCACCGCTCGTAGCAACTCCGGCAAGGGCCAGTAGCACTTCTGCCTGCCACTAGCACCATCGCTGCTCTCGCTGACCAGCACCATCGGGCGCAGCACCTTCGTCCATGGCTCGCCGAACCGCCGCTGCCTATCGCAGGAACCACGACGAACCTTTGTAGCAACGCCACCAGCCCCTTGCAGCATGTAGGGCCACCCTTTGTAGCAAGGTCGGCCTCCTTTTGTAGCAAGGCCGGCCTCCGCTGGCAGCAACCGCCTTCGCCCGCTGTAGCAAGGCCGGCCAACGCTGGTAGCAACAGCCTATGCCGCTGGGAGCAacgccaacaaccaccttgaatcAAACTCGCCCGCCCTTTGTAGCAAGATCGGCCGACGGCGGCAGcaaccgcctccgccgccaacccCTTGCAGCATGGCCGGCCGTCCTTTGTAGCCTTTGTAGCAAGGCCGGCTGCTAGCAGCAACCACCTCTTCCAACCGCCCATCTCTGCAGCTTGTCGATGGCGGCGACCGTCTCGACGAGATGAGCGCGGGGCAGCAGCGGGATTCGCAGCAAAGGCCGCGGCGCGACCTGCAGCAACGGCGCAGTCGCTTGTAGCAGCGCTTGAGGAGGCGGGAGAGGGAAGGATTGGGGGCGCCACGCTCGAGGAGGATCTATGGCGAGCTCGCGGCCTCACGGgagagacgaggaggaggaggtacagcggcggcgggtggccgtGCCGGTGCGATAGAAAGTAGCGGCGTATTTTGGTTGGGGAATCGGTGTAGTAGTACTGGACGCTAGGTAGAAGAGAACGATAGGATAAGGCTTGGGATGGGGGCCCACCCACGTTGTCCAGGCATGCTCGAGGGACGCGTGTCACGCTCGCGATGCGGTGGAAAGGAGCGAGCGATCCCCCGGCTGATCCCCAGTATTTTCCATCTAAAAAAGTCAGAACCGAACacgcaagaagaagaagaactgaCACGAACTCTCTTTATCCTCTCCCGACTTCTCTTATAAATCCAGCCCCCAGAAATCTCTCGCCTCACAAACCAGTCCTCCAGCTCTCCCCAAGTTCAACCCGACGACCATGGCGACCAAGCAGAGCCTCCTCGCCCTCGTccttctcgccgccgccgtctgcgccctcctcccgtcggcatcCGCCGTCACCAACTTCGAGACCTGCAGTGAGTGGCATCCTGCCCCCGGAAACCCTGGCTTTTCGAGCTGCTTCGGTTCCCCGGAGGTGAAAATTTCGCTAACGAACTTTTTGTGGTTTGCAGAGAAGGGCAAGGACTACCCGGTGAAGGTGACCGGGGTTGAGATCGTGCCGGATCCGGTCCAACCCGGCAGCCCAGCCACCTTCAAGATCTCCGCCACCACTGGTAAACTTTTCTCCGGGCGTAATTTCTTTATACGTTTATTATTTCCTCGCTAGCTGGTTATTTTGTTCTTCCATGAATTCGTGTACTAGTTACGGCGCTGGAAGAAATTAATCACTGGGAGTTAAAAATTTGTACTAGTATTGAACAGATTGGGAGAGCTACGCTTTCTAGTACTACTGACATTTAGGGATACAGGATTTTGCGTGTACTGTCATAGGCTAACCTTGCTTGCGGTTATTGGCACACGGTAAtgaataaaattattttgcttgttTGGTTTTATTTAAGATTGGGATTTATGGCTTTGTTTCCTTGCCTCGTGGTTGCGACGGGTGAAGCAAGCTCTGTGTTTTAGCAAATGATTGCGTGATTTGGGGGTTTATTGTGTAGGATACAACGATTAGTGTGCTATCTAGTGCTTCAGAGAATTTTACTTTGAAAGTCTTTTCAGTTTCCCTTCAGTAAGACCGTCAGCAGTTCAAAACCACGGCTTAGGAGGTGATAATCTCTCAAAACCACGGCTGataaacaaatttgttttgttccATGTCTAAGTTTACAAGTTACTGCTCTACCACAGctgaatttgttatttttgtttcttgAGTTGTGAGTTGAATTTGTGATTGAAACTTTCTGACATGTTAGGTATATGCTGTCTCTGTATACTCATTCAGAATTTTGTTACAACTTCTAGAATATGTTTTCGGTGCACCGGTTTCATGAGAACTATGGGTGCAAAGGATATGTTTTCCTATTCTAGTACATACCCAAGAGGTCGCTTGACACTAATATTTGCCCAAGATGAACGTTTTCTGTTATGAATAGCTCTCTCTAGATACCACATATTGGGAAAGGCATGTCAGTTGCTTCCTTCTACTTGCTCGTGGGAAGCAGTATTGGTTTCTCCACTGTAAAAAAAACAAGAACGTTGGACAGATAATGCAAACAATATGTACACATTGTATGGCTCAAGATTTTGATCCTTTTTCCTGTTCTCTTTCTGAGTCCTGTAATGTGTTGGCTAGTACACATACACCTTAACCACTGATTGCACGTAAGAAGCAATTTCGTCTTACCTATCTACTGCAAAAGGGAACTTCCAGTTTGGGTATTATGCATCAAGGAACACTGCTACTCCCTCCATCTTATGAAacttgtcttagatttgtcaaaatttggatgtatcttgaTATGCTAGAtagtgtttagatacatccaatttttgacaaatctaagacaactttggtgggacggagggagtactatttctaCTAGTCATTTGATCCTGGCAACTGGCGAGTATTGGCAAATATTTCCGTTTATTTGGGTTATCTTTATGTTCACGGCCCTAGTATTAACATATTGAAGTGGCTAACTGAGTCCAGCATGTGGCCACAACTATCGTATCCTGATCATCCTTTTGTGATGCCAAATCAGAATTCCACTCATGGCAAACTATACTGCCATGGAAGGAATATTTGGTCATGAACCATACAACCATTGGGAACTGTATTCTGTTCTCTGCCAGTCATGCCAACTGTACCTTTGACTTGGTTCCTTAACATGATCTGTTAGTGGGCAGTCGTAGGGTCTTCATAGATCTTTAATTTGCTTGTTGGATGAAACCTTAGAAATCAACTCTTACGGATAATCAGTCTTTAGTGTTCCGTTTTGCCCATATGAGCTACGAGTGGTTCTCTGCTGTCCAGTTTACATCTTAAGGTCGTAATGCTTATCATGACTAAAATTTGCAACACATGATTTGTCTGTTCTCTTTCTCCATGTTGAACTATAGTTTGTAATTGCCTTTCCATGTCCTTCTGCAGATGAAACCATCACTAACGGGAAGCTGGTTGTTGATGTTAAATATTTTTTCTTCAATGTCTACTCTGAAACGGATGACATCTGTACAAAGACGACCTGTCCGGCAACTGCTGACTTCGAACTTGCTCACT includes these proteins:
- the LOC124677489 gene encoding MD-2-related lipid-recognition protein ROSY1-like, with translation MATKQSLLALVLLAAAVCALLPSASAVTNFETCKKGKDYPVKVTGVEIVPDPVQPGSPATFKISATTDETITNGKLVVDVKYFFFNVYSETDDICTKTTCPATADFELAHSQTLPSFTPPGSYTITMKLLGENDKELSCISFGFSIGFLAPIALS